TATATTTAGATTTTGTTTAaagaatttacttttttttaaaacgaAAGAGATaagtaagttattttttaaaaattaggtaagttattttttaaaaaattacttctcACAAAATAGAGAAATTGAACCAAAgtgtaaaaaattttgaattaagttCCGGAATTCATTTGCCTGTGTTATCATCCCGTGAGCTGTGTATGATACTGCACAATTATAGAGAATGGGAGGGATGCAAAGTTTTGAAAACCAATAAGAACCTTCCTAAAAAGAAATGAAGAACTCAGAATTACAGCaatgagattaattaataaatctatCATTTTTTTGTGCTTTCTTAGTACCCTACCAGTGTTTTTTTGCAGCTTCCAAAGCCCTCACTCTTCTTTTCAGGAAGTACTGTTTCGTCTCCTTCCCAGTCCTCACAGTCACAGACCCACAACTAATATCCATGTCATTGAGTGAAACACACTGGTCTCTCTCTCATTTGTTGAAGAAACAGTGGTTAAGTCTTAAGTGGTTATCTGATATCCCATGTGGGTCTTAATACTTATTAAGGTAATGCTTTTTCTTTGtaaagctacattgttcaactGCTTCCTCAGTCGCTTTCCCACGAACACTTTTTGTTTGTTGTGTGTCCAAAATGAGGCAGGTGGATTGCTCAACCTCAAGTGTATCCAAGTCTGTCTTCCCCAGATAGCTCAATAGTCTCTATAATGGATTTCGCAAGTCCCAAATGTTTTCAAGCTGCTCCTGTTTTTGCGTCTACTGGGGTAACTTGTTTATTTGTTGCTTTTGTTTCCCATTAGGGTCTGTGGATTCTTGATTAACCTTTGAtggttcttcttctttttcgttTGTTGATTTAGGATCCAGCATTGCAAAGTAAGGACAACAGGTTTGCAGACGCCTTTCAAGACCCACTTTGCAAGCTTAATCTCAAGGAGACATCTGAGTTTGTCAAGTCATTTCCAATGGCAGGCAATATGGAATGCAGAGGTTTTCTTGAATTTCCACCTCAAAGGAGAAGAGAAGGAGTGCATTCAATGGCTCAGAGGAGAGTAGAAATTCCCTCTACTCCTGGTAGGCCAATAATCAACTACAGCATTGGTAATCATACAAAAAAGAGCTTGCCCTCTAAGTGGGAGGATGCAGAGAAGTGGCTGATGAGCAGTTCTTGCCATGAATCTCCTGCTCATGCCTTTAAGCCATCGCCAGGGTCTTCAAAGATTCAGAAACAAAGTGATAACTTTAAGCATCAAATGGAAGAAGTTGCAGAGAAATCAAGGGTCACAGAGGAAAAAGTCTCAAAGCTTGTTCCTTCTTTTCAGGGGTCGGTATCTTTGGAACGAATAGCTTTTAGTGGGGTCTCTTCTTCTTCTAATGTGCTTCTAAAAGGTatattatttctctttattcaaattttaatgaaaCCTTTACATATTTGGCTTTTACTTCTCAGCTTTCTCCCTTTTTGCTCCGCATTTATCCTCGTTATAGCCCTTCTCTTGTCTTCTAAAAGCTTAACAAAGCTTTGAAGTTTTTATCCCTACTGTTGATTGCTCAATTTATGCGGGGAACAAAACACACACCGGTCTCATCTGCAGAATATGTATCACAGAACtgtgaaataaaagaaattgaagtaaataaaagaaatgAACTGTGAAATTATGATGCATCTTCTTGTTTTAAACTATTGTATTAGGCTCAATTTGGTGTGAGTTAAGTTTTCATTGACTGACCCCAGAGGATGAAAAATAAGGTTGTAGCATTCTAGTTACTTGTCTTTGCAGCATTTCCCTTGCAAGCAACAAAATGCGTATTGAATGATACTTAATACTGCTAATGCCTTCATATAAAGCTTCAAAATATGTATGCAATTCTTGAATggtaaatttaaacttttttctgTGACAATTAAATAATCACAATTCTGTTTAAGATTCTTATCCTAAATGGAAGTGTATTTCCTACCCAATTTTTCGTTTATTTTGTTCTTATTTGAAGTTCATTTGCAAATGCAGACAAGTTCATTGATGAGGAAAAACCAGTTCTGCTAAATTTTAGATTCTCAGATCAATCAAAAGAAGGATTTCTTTTTAGAAACTCAGCCAATGAAGCAATGAAAGGTGTTGGTCCTGAAGTATTTCATGAGGTAGAACATAGAGATATTGGTACAGAAATGACTCCTCTAGGCAGTTCCATAAATTCTAGATGCCACACACCAATCAAAAGCTCATCACCTGCTCGCCATAACACGCCTGCTAATAGGTCAGGCCCTTTGCCTTTGGGGACGTCTGGCAGCACCAATAGTAGCATTGACATATCCCAGCTACAAGCTTGCCATTTGGCTAAGCTACAACTTGGGTCTCAATATGATTCTATTACATCAAATTGGAGCTCAagggaagaagaggaggaggaaatATCAAAAAGCCTGAGACACTTTGAAACAGGCATCACTTGCAGGAAAAGTGTTTCAGATTCAAGAGCTGCTGCATGGGAGGAAGAGGAGAAGACAAAGTGCTGTCTTAGGTAAATTATTACAAGCTTAACAATATGCATTAACTTTTAGCAGCATTCTTTCCTGAAATGATAGTATCTGTTTTGAATTGAACCACAGGTATCAAGGAGAGGAAGCAAAAATTCAAGCGTGGTTGAACCTCCAAACTGCAAAAGCAGAAGCTCAAACAAGAAAGCTTGAGGTACTATGCTTATCCTGTTTTATTTAAGTTATAAATTCTTGCTTCTTTCATTCTCACGGGAGGCCACAAAAACAATTTGGCATTGTCAAGGAATGACTGCAAAAATCTAACACTTTGCCAAACCTCACATTGTGGGAATCCAATGCACTAGGACGCCCTCCCTTAATTCTGGCATTTCTCgctagtttttatgaaaatgcaagAAAAGTGAGCATGATACTTGCCTTTGCTgctcaaaaaaaaaacttgccTTTGCAGCAGTATTCTCATTTTTGGCTTTTAGCTGTGTAAAGTAATTGTCTCATCCTGTCTGTCATATAATTAGATTAATGTAAAGAGTTAAGCCATGTGAATAAGCTGTAATCTTGTATTGAAAAGTATTATAATGCTCGTTGTCCTATCCAGTTGTGCATATATCTATAATATGGCATTATAATGTTGGCCATGTCTAGTTCATGGTAGGCTTCGTTGCCTCGAGCCACTCACTGGTCTTTATCACGTTTGTCCTCCTGTTTTCTTGACTGGTCCACCtcctttcaaaataaaaaaatgggtCCACCTCTGTTGGGGTGTATCAGTGTAATCTTCAACTCTATATTCTTTGTTTCATGCTTCAGTGTTAAAGAAATAGGAAGAAGGCTGGAAGTCACCGTGTTCATGCATAAATAAATCCACAGTTGTTGCAACTTTTAAGCCTTCTGTCAGCTAGCGTTTAAAATTTTGTCGGGAACTGGAATTTACCCTTGAACTTTAACTTTTCTCTTGCCCGGAAGCTTGGCCTTTTAGTTTATgttgattaaaataataattcccCAGTATAATATGAAAATGATAGCACTAGTTGTCAGTTTATTTCTGCTTCTTGCATTCACACTTTATTTTGGTCGAGTGACCGTAGAATCCTGATAATTCTATCCCTTTGATGAAAATGGAACAGGTGAAAATACAAAAGATGAGATCAAACTTAGAAGAGAAGTTGATGAAGAGAATGGCAATTGTTCACAGAAAAGCTGAAGAATGGAGAGCTACCGCTAGCCAGCAACACACTGAGCAGATGCAAAGAGCTAGTGAACaaaccaagaagatgatgaaCGGACAATTTTCTGGCCACACTTCTTGTGGTTGCTTTCCTTGCAGCATCTATCCTTGATCTAGAAATAAAAGATAGATGTATCCGTCTCCTGCTCATTCTAAGCAAAACccaattaaatatatttcattctTTTCTTCTCCAAACATAATTTTATATCTATCATATAAGGAATCTAATAGAAACCGAAGAACTTGGTTTGAACTTCAGAAAAAAAGAGTTTCCCAGTGCACATCAAAGAGGGGGCGTAGGCTGTTTCGTAAAGAAGTACCATCTCAAATGGAACCCAGCTTCTCTTATAGCTAAAAAGAGCTTCTCTGACGATAAGGGGGCCAATTTCTGCAAACTTTAAATTTGCAAGGATAGACATAGGCTTTCTACCTAATAGGATTTGAATTGCAAAACTAGACCCAAAACTACTACTGATAGTCTAGATGGCTGCTTTAAAGCAATGAGTACTCTCAGTCCCTACATATTTCATCTCCCTCTTTGGTTCATAAATTTTGAAACAAACACACATATGCACTCATTAATCacaatttaagagaaaaaaaaaaggaattgatAGATTAAACGTAAGATTTATGTCCAtggataatataaatataaaattctaaGATGATGAAAAAGAGTATTGATATTCTGAAATCTAATAGAAGGTTGGATTAGGATATATATGTGTGAACTTAGTCTGAATGGCTCCtattttcctttctttattctttttcccCTTTTATCATCTAGTGACGTGTAATCGTCATCCTGCAACATATTGTTGTCATGCAAGGCTATACATACGGACATATTGTGTCTTTTCCCATCGTCAAACagctatttaatttctttcgACGTCTGTATTGACATGATCCCAGATGTGTAGGGGTTTGTTGTCCCACGGACCCATCAAGTCAGTTGAGCTGAATCCCTTTCACTTAGACCCAAGCCTTGCTCTGTCCAACTTGCTGGTGCAGGGTCTGGACCGCGCTTATATGGGTGGACCGGTGTGATGGACTTTCATAGAGCTGTAACTTGGTCTTCCCTCATGAGTTCAGCTGTGGCCTGAGTATCCGAGGTCCAATTGTTATCAAGTACTATTTACCCACTCATTAATTATTCCATGATTAATAAGGGGTAAATCTCGAAGCCCCAATTATTACTGCTCGTTTCTAGGAGTGTTTTTGTCAAAACATCTTCTCTCCGCTTTTACCCATTTTAAATTCATACTTTTGATTTTATTCTCGATTCTTCTTCTTGCGCTGCTTCTGCTAACTTGCTCTCCTTCTCCTCTGTAATCTCTACTTTCTCGCTTCAAGGTATGTCTCACTCTTCTCATGGCTTCCATTAGAATTGTTAATGTTGTGGGTTTGGTGTCCTCTGTTACTCCTTCTTTCCTCTTTAATTTCTTCTCTAGCGAGTATGCTGACACCACTATCTATAGGATTAGGGTTCCTCTTCCTAATGAGAGGATTGTTTTTCTCAATCCACCTCTGACGGGCTTAATAGACGCCCAGCAAAGGCGCAACTTAGTTTTCTTTATTAAGCAGCGCGATTTCAAGCTAAAATTCCCTTTCACCcttttctttattgaggtcttccatcACTTTGGAGTGACCCCGTATGTTGTACCCCAACTCTTCCTCTTCATGTGCTATTTCAAGTTTGtctgtttgtgttggggttttgcCCCTCTGTCGCATTGTTTACCACCTTCTTTCATTTCTTTAGATCCAACcataagttttattattttggtcccGGAGAGGGTTGTCTATTTTTGCCGCGTACAAAGACTCGATAAAGGGTTGGACTGAGACCTTTGTGGTAGTCGAGCTGAAAGAGAGCTTAGGGATCAGTTAGGATGTTAATCTCTTTTGGTGGGAAGTCCCTCAGGACAACAACGACTTCCTCAGGCAGACTTAGTTGGACTAAGTCTGTCTTCTTCGGCTGACCTCTATACGGAAGAAGCATGACGTCAAGAAGTGCATATTCATGTCCAACCTCTGGAACTACCGGAAAGCTGGTATTGCTAACTATTATTTATCTGATTTTCTTCTTTGTTgtgcttttttttattattctgagtTCTAATTCGAATTGACATCTCTTTTTCAGCTTCTGCCATTCCCATAGACAACATTAAGCTCCCAAAGAACTTCTCCATGTCCTGGGAGAGCATGAAGGCTATGCTAGATGCCTTCAAGGCTGGCAAAACGGTGGCGGATGTGATCCTAGAGGTCTTTCAAGTCGTGGCCCCTGCTGCAGTAAATCGGACTATTGTCCCTGCCCTAACTTTGGCGTTAGTACCTACCGCAGAGGGTTCTCAATCTGCAGCTTCTAGGGCCTCCATCCTTGCTAAGGCGCCGGCTTCAGCCAAATCTCCGATAACTCTTAAATCGGCCTCCAAGGAACCTATTGCCATCAGCGAGTCTGCCGAGAGAGGTTCGAAAGAGGGCACTGGGGTTGCCCCTTTGGATGTCCCACCTCTCCAAGCTGTAGGGGCTATTGTGATTGGAGGGGCAGCTAGCAAACGAGTTCGGACCTCAGAGCTTGCGACTGAAGGCAGGGCTCCTAAGCGAGCTCGTGCTACAAGGCCTACAAAGATAGCCCTTCCCCCCTTCGCTGACAAAGGGAAGAAGGTGGTGGAGCAGTTATCCTCAACTCTTGACAACGAGCTCTTGAACGCTGCCGAAGTGACTCCTGAATCTATGTTGGCCTTAGTAGCCAAGATGTTTTGTAATAAAATGTTTGGGGGGACTCCGGATGCTTTAGATCCCCATTTTCTGGCTCTCATCAGCCACCTTGCCTACTCCACCAAGCAACAAGCGGCGTTCAGCACTCATTTCTTAGACGATCTCGGAGACAGCTTGAGGGAAATGTTCCTCATGGTAAGTCATATGCTCTTCTCAAGGGTATTTCTGAGTTCTTTGACTTTCTTaactttgtttttctttttctgtggcAGGCCTTCGGGGTGTTCCTTGAGATCGACGCAAGGAACCAGTTTTTTCAGAGCTTAGTGGAGCAGCGCATAACTGAGGAGTGCCGGGATAAAAACATCGTTGCAACTGGTGAAGTCAGCGGACAAGTCATTGAGTTCAAAGGGGTTAATGAGGACCTCACCAAGCAATTAGGGGAGATGAGGgtatatgtaacagcccggaaaccgaactgccaccggcactaggatccagatcgacttaaggtcgccgggacccgtagtaagcctgctatcctgtctgtataccagtgaaatcccatacatgatcatacattttctgtaaaaccataaaacttttctttattccaaggcgtaacctgtgcatgcactctctctgtaatccctactagagctcctcatggccctaggcggatcaaactcataatgttaagcctggttttgctcataaacatacaacaagaaagaaacatacataaactgatcatgtgactccacaaagggattacaagtcttataaatcaagcaccattctatacactgtacataaacattatctctatacatttacatgtccacactagctattacaatcctctgtactcttcctgtaccctgctgagttctctctgacctctgaacctgcacaactgaagttaggggagagggatgagctacactagcccagtgagtagaataggcaaatacaagtgataaaacatgctctcatggaatgcaacacataagcacatcacctcggccggactctgacaactggtactgaggatggttccctaatctgactgtctagctctctcacataagctaggaacccctgacaccccttccttaacattctacgagcctggagggctgatatcaaacccctaggtgtcactcttctgtctcctctgaagacacactctgacccatcctggtctctgacacagactaccttgtctctacagttcagagtagcatcatacgtagataaccaatccatccctagaatgacatcaaaatctgtcaactctagaaccaccaggtcagctggaaggtatctactctctatgcacactggactgaaccgacagactgactctgccaaagatggatcacatttgggtccactgacccatagaggacactctaactcagacaccatcagacccaacctctctgcagctctagaagaaatgaaagagtgagaagcaccggggtccattaaagcatacacctcagaacacccaatgaggagattacctgacaccaccgtgttcgacgtgtctgcctcctgctgagtcagggtgaaaatccgtgctggggctgacggacctgcacctcgggaacccatccctgatgaagaggctgcccctcttcctcttcctctaccactgcttggtggtacggctgaagctacGGGCTGAACTACACtacccgtactcatctgctgggatggtgcaaccaaagtcgcctgaggacattcccgtgcataatgtccctcctgcccacatctatagcaggctgtggatcccaactgacaagctcctctatgctgtttgccacacctcttgcacactggaaaatctgcgccagaactggagccactactcattcccagacccgacttaagcctgttccagaacttacctctctttcctctgaatttctcccatctcctcttacttgcacttgctgtactctgtgaggaggaacctggtttaacaccagaagactgtgccttgactacaccttgacttatggcactggcctccatctttctagcagcatccacaatagagtggaaactttccttctccgcatgaagaatcaaagagaaatacctgggatgaagccttgtggcatatctctttgccttcttctgatctgtatcatatgcttgaccgacatatggcaacaattccaggaacttatctgtatactcatcaacgctcatctcctccgtctgtcgcaactgctcaaactccacaacctttagttccctggaactgtcaggaaaagcccctccagcaaattcgttggcgaactcttcccatgtcatactctcaagtctcgggtccacataatgcttgaaccactctctagctttcttacactttaacgtgaaccctgccatctcaatggctctaccatcatctgctcccaactcacttgttatcattctgactgcactgagatactcaaagggatcatctcctgtattgaatttcggagcatccaactttaagtactcggtcatcttcaccttacttccccctgacgaactgggttgctgtgcttccacaacaggggctactggttcaggaggtggtggtggaggaactgattccctcacttcaggttgtactggacttggatgaacaggtgggggtggatacatgtgatatggtggataaaaagcaggatagggcatatatggcatgtagggtggatatggggcaaaactggagtaatccgacgtgcctcccatcggatactctgggccctgtgaaaagggtggatagccaaaccccgaggcctgcatgcctccctgggactcccccataccttcttctgaccttcctatacccatgcttgcatctctactctgatcctcttccatcacacctctttcttctactgaccttccccctctgcttactcctctcctgctctcgtcagaagaccttctagggtctcgtgacgttccctccctgcttgacctgtgagatcttgcccttggcaaggcaggtggacgagcagctataccctcacttacgggtgggactccagtcaatctcgcggatcgacgagttcctcgcatcttcactctctgggaaacaacaaacacataacacatcagcaacacatcaaaaacatgcacatgcataactcatggcattgcacatcggcatatagcgacaggactgacatcctatcctagtggacatgttttcctatggtgcttgacctgatcaacctctctatgagcccaactctctctataggtccgaccatgtgaacctagggctctgataccaatctgtaacagcccggaaaccgaactgccaccggcactaggatccagatcgacttaaggtcgccgggacccgtagtaagcctgctatcctgtctgtataccagtgaaatcccatacatgatcatacattttctgtaaaaccataaaacttttctttattccaaggcgtaacctgtgcatgcactctctctgtaatccctactagagctcctcatggccctaggcggatcaaactcataatgttaagcctggttttgctcataaacatacaacaagaaagaaacatacataaactgatcatgtgactccacaaagggattacaagtcttataaatcaagcaccattctatacactgtacataaacattatctctatacatttacatgtccacactagctattacaatcctctgtactcttcctgtaccctgctgagttctctctgacctctgaacctgcacaactgaagttaggggagagggatgagctacactagcccagtgagtagaataggcaaatacaagtgataaaacatgctctcatggaatgcaacacataagcacatcacctcggccggacggatcaaaactccctctatctcatctggggtacctaagtaccatttgcctggtccccgtagggctgttccaggtctttatgcctggtcctcgtaaggctgttccaggtctttcctctgagggctaatgaatcctcacgaagtccgtgccgtctcacataagcaatgtacaaggagcaatgccaagtacaaggataaatgcaatgcatcatcttggtgtacactaatgcactcaccctatagcatattcatgatgcatgaagcatgataaaatattcagttctcatattaaaacattaagttaaattccactcacctgtagttctctctgaactgactctgcaggttctgactctggactcactgctgatgtccctgattcctctggtccgtacctacacaggtggactcaaatgagggactaaactcactcaagagcatctctaagaaactccccaaaacccctctaaacaaacctcaaaccatcacataaaacatgcaaaaggaagctggacagggcactttcggcggcaggttcggcggccgaaaccccactccagagacgaaactcatgcatgttcggcggcaccttcggcggccgaaggtctcgtccagagacgaaactcacacactttcggcggccgaactccctctttcggcggccgaaagtccctttctaaaccgaaagcctagctttcgggggcaacctttggcagccgaaactgcctccacaaagggttcggcggccgaaccttccttcggcggccgaacctggttttgcccgaaggacagaaccctgctctgtttcatgcaaactttgcccaaaaacctacaaacatgcatagcaactactcccaactagcatatacacatatatatgcacaaaggggtctaaaactatcctaaaaccccaaacaaacatagcacataacactgaatcatgctagaacaccacaaatcaccaaaaacctcacctaaacctaaacatgcaaactacccatacaaacttcataaaacctttcaaaatcaacaaagaagctcaggatcttcacttacctcttacacaacttgaggatgaaggatcctaacgtggagatatgaagaaaagctcttccaaagctccaagcttcaaaacttgcttcttttgctcaaaaccttcataaatcaccaaaactcttaaaactcttgaaagatttgatgaaaatcatggaaaacatgaaagtcaacgtaggagaggctgaaactcacctctggctgcaagtggaggagaaataacctccttccaccgacccttggcccttttataggtggctggccagaccaccttcggcagccgaacgtgaagccgcaaccatgcaatgttcggcggccgaaagtgcccttcggcggccgaacctttgcatttctcccttgttgcttttctttcaaaactcaatgcttttcacacttcaaaacatgaaaacaagggaaaataccttaaaaacatatgtattacccttctcgagggttccgacacccgagattccactggactacaggaattccgatgccggactcgagccgggtattacagtatagGTTGCCCAGGCCTTCCAATGAATTTTTGCGGCTGAGTCTAAGCGAGATGAAGTTTTAGCACAACTGTCCTCTTTAGAGGAGTCCTACCGTCAGTGTGATGAGGCCTTAACTCGTACTACTGTCCTCTAATAGGATCTCAGCAAACACATCGAGGATCTGAAAGGAATGGCTTTGGCGGTGGAGGAGTATTGTCTCCAGCAACAACAACTTCGTTAAGAGGTCACTGCTCTAGAGGAGAGGTGTTTCGCATTATTGAGAGATGTCCGGGCTG
This sequence is a window from Manihot esculenta cultivar AM560-2 chromosome 4, M.esculenta_v8, whole genome shotgun sequence. Protein-coding genes within it:
- the LOC122723509 gene encoding uncharacterized protein LOC122723509; protein product: MSNLWNYRKAASAIPIDNIKLPKNFSMSWESMKAMLDAFKAGKTVADVILEVFQVVAPAAVNRTIVPALTLALVPTAEGSQSAASRASILAKAPASAKSPITLKSASKEPIAISESAERGSKEGTGVAPLDVPPLQAVGAIVIGGAASKRVRTSELATEGRAPKRARATRPTKIALPPFADKGKKVVEQLSSTLDNELLNAAEVTPESMLALVAKMFCNKMFGGTPDALDPHFLALISHLAYSTKQQAAFSTHFLDDLGDSLREMFLMVSHMLFSRVFLSSLTFLTLFFFFCGRPSGCSLRSTQGTSFFRA
- the LOC110613352 gene encoding uncharacterized protein LOC110613352, encoding MDFASPKCFQAAPVFASTGDPALQSKDNRFADAFQDPLCKLNLKETSEFVKSFPMAGNMECRGFLEFPPQRRREGVHSMAQRRVEIPSTPGRPIINYSIGNHTKKSLPSKWEDAEKWLMSSSCHESPAHAFKPSPGSSKIQKQSDNFKHQMEEVAEKSRVTEEKVSKLVPSFQGSVSLERIAFSGVSSSSNVLLKDKFIDEEKPVLLNFRFSDQSKEGFLFRNSANEAMKGVGPEVFHEVEHRDIGTEMTPLGSSINSRCHTPIKSSSPARHNTPANRSGPLPLGTSGSTNSSIDISQLQACHLAKLQLGSQYDSITSNWSSREEEEEEISKSLRHFETGITCRKSVSDSRAAAWEEEEKTKCCLRYQGEEAKIQAWLNLQTAKAEAQTRKLEVKIQKMRSNLEEKLMKRMAIVHRKAEEWRATASQQHTEQMQRASEQTKKMMNGQFSGHTSCGCFPCSIYP